TCTGTCTCGTCCACCTTCGACGTGGGCAACTCGCCCGCAGCGATCCTGCAGAAGATGCACGCGCTCACTTCCCGCCTCCTTTCACGAAACCAGGTCCTGCGTCGCCGAGGCCAGCTCGCGCAGCCGCTCGATCACGCGCTGGGTGGCGAAGGTGTCGAGCGCGCAGTAGCGGCGCAGCGATTCGCGAATGCGCTCCCGGTCGAACAGATCGCTGGGCTCTCCCTTCAACATGAGCCGTGAAAGCAGGCATCCCGCCAGGCGTCCCGCCGCCACGGCTCCGGTGTAGCGCACGTCGGGAGCGAGCGCCGGCGCCACGGACTTGAGGCCGAAGCGTCCATGGAAGGCCGGGTGGTACACGAACTGCCGCAGGATGGGCAGCGGATCGCGGAGCCGCTCGCGCAGCTCCCGGAGCTCGGCGGCGCGTTCCGGCACCGAATCTTCGAGGCTGGCGATCACCTCCGCCTCGAACTCCGCGTGGTAGGCGACGATCGTGCGTGCTCCGCGACAGGCATCGATCAACCGGCTCGCGATCTCACGGCGCGGGTCTTCGCCTTCGGTCGCGAGCCATCCGATCTCCTCGAAGACTCCGCCGCGCTCCAGGCGGCAGCTGAACTGCACCGGAATCGCCTCGAATGGATGCGTGCCGGGCCATACCGGGATGGCCGGGCTCACCGTCTCGAAGTCCAGATAGGCGAGAGGTGGCTCGAAGATGGTGAGCGCTTCGGCGAGCCCGGGCTCGACGATGATCCTCCCCTCGCGCACCGCGCGAATCTGGCGCAGCGCCACCGGGTCGAGGTCGATGCCTTCGGGCACCGAGCTGACATCGGCCACGGTGTGGAGTCCCTTGGCCGCGAGCTCGAACGCCACGGCGCCCGCGCGGTAGAGCGTGGTGACGTGGTGGGGCGGCACGTCGGCCCAGCAGCGGCGCATGAACGGACAGGGATAGGGGTTGGTGCAGTGGGGGCCGATCGCGACGTCGGGCAATGGACCGTCCAGCACCTTCAGCTGGCTCTCGACCGCCGCGGGGATCTCGGGCAGCAGCTCCTCGACGCCCTGGGTGACGTCGTCGCGCGCGAAGAGGCGGTCGAGGTCGGGATGCACGCACTCGGGCTCGAGCCGCATGATCTCGACCCGCTCGAGGGGAATCCCACTTTGCCGCAGGACCCACGTCTGGATCGCGGCATCCTGGAGATGGTGCAGGCGCGGCCGGGTCGTGGCCTTCACCTCGATCAGCACGAAGGCATCCGCTTCGCGGTCGAGGATGTCGACCGCGACGTAGGTCCCGTTCGCCATGAAGGCCGCCTCGTAGAGGCGGCGCCGCCCCGCGTCGAGCGCCTCCCGGGTTGCCTGAACCCGAGCCGTGAGGTCGTCATAGGCGCCGGGGATCATCACGCCGCCCGGCAGTGCCCGGCGGGCCCGCTCACCGACTTCGTGGCCTTCCTCGAAGCGGGCGCGGGCCTCCAGATTGGGGATCAGCTCGAGGGCGCCCGGCTCATGGACTCTCCACCAGAGCTGCTTGTGGCATTGAAGACCGTGAAGGAACCGGGTCTTGGAGAGCCGCCTCTCGGTCGAAGCGTTGTCCATGCGGGCAAATGTACCGCGCTTTGCGCGCGGCCGAAGGGGGGCTACTCGGAACGTGGGCGGTGTGGCCACGACTGCATGCCGCACTGGCTGGCCAGGGCGGAACCCTGAGATTCCTATCGACCTTGGCGGTTGTCTGGTCCAAGATCGTGCCTCGCGCGCGCGGCTCATCCGATGCGATCCACTCCCGAGCGATCGTTCCGGCAGAGCCGACGGCGTGTGTGTTCGTGCGCTCTCGTCGTTCGACCGCGTGCGGCGGGATCGCAGGTGTCGAGACGGGATTCCCAGTCCCCCAGGGGCCCGACGCTCCACCTGCACCCGCCGCCTCGACCTCGATCATTCCTCGGCGCACCGAAAATCCTTCCCAGCGTTGGCGTTCCGGCAGAAAGGCGCTTGACCTTCGCTTGACGGAGCGTAGGATTGGCGCGGCTACGGCATCAACGGGTCCTGGTTGATCCGGCGGTCTACCATCGTCGGGCGAGCGTACTCGCGCGCCCTCCCAAGCGTTTTGGATTTCGCTTATGCATCGTGCGTCCCCAGCGCCAGCGCGTTTCCCTCGCCCGGACTCGACCAACGCCCGCTGGGAATGAACCCCTCCTCTGGAAGGAGGCT
Above is a window of Candidatus Eisenbacteria bacterium DNA encoding:
- a CDS encoding DUF2779 domain-containing protein, giving the protein MDNASTERRLSKTRFLHGLQCHKQLWWRVHEPGALELIPNLEARARFEEGHEVGERARRALPGGVMIPGAYDDLTARVQATREALDAGRRRLYEAAFMANGTYVAVDILDREADAFVLIEVKATTRPRLHHLQDAAIQTWVLRQSGIPLERVEIMRLEPECVHPDLDRLFARDDVTQGVEELLPEIPAAVESQLKVLDGPLPDVAIGPHCTNPYPCPFMRRCWADVPPHHVTTLYRAGAVAFELAAKGLHTVADVSSVPEGIDLDPVALRQIRAVREGRIIVEPGLAEALTIFEPPLAYLDFETVSPAIPVWPGTHPFEAIPVQFSCRLERGGVFEEIGWLATEGEDPRREIASRLIDACRGARTIVAYHAEFEAEVIASLEDSVPERAAELRELRERLRDPLPILRQFVYHPAFHGRFGLKSVAPALAPDVRYTGAVAAGRLAGCLLSRLMLKGEPSDLFDRERIRESLRRYCALDTFATQRVIERLRELASATQDLVS